The window CTGTCCGGAACAAGCCAGCCCGTTACGTTGCCGCCGCGATACCAGCCTTCATGACCGGCGGATTCGCTGTAGTAAAAAACTTCGATCGCGGCGGGATTCGTATCCACGGACACAGGGATTTGAATGGTTACGGGCGCATCGTAGACTCCGGCCGGTAGTATCCGATAAACAGACGATCGGGCATTGGCCGCCACGGGCGGAATCGGCCGCACGTTGAAATCTTCCTGCATGCGCAGGCTGCCGCCGGTCTCTGTTTTGTCCTCTGCCACCACGAACGTTTGGGAGACAGGGCCGAGAATGTCGCCTTTCACCGTTACGCCGCCCACGGCCAGTGTGACCATTTCGCCGGCCGGTAAAAGCGAATCGGGCGCAAATACAACCCAACCATCCCGGTTGTCGCCGGGTGTCGTGGCGCGCCATGCGCCCCCGGAAACCGTTCCGGCGCTCGTGGTAAGCGCTGCCCACACGGTGGACGGATCCACGCCGTCATCCGAACCCAATCGAATCGCCAAGCGGCTGTCCGCCGCAATTTTGGAAGCCGGTTGATTTTCCACGCTGCGCGGCAATGTCGTTTCAACAATACGGTCATCCAGACGCTTGAAAATCGCCCCACAATCCGTTTCGTCCTTATTGTCGAGTTCCAATCGGACTTCGACCAAGGCGTTTTCATTCACATGAACCGTCACGGCCACCGTCGTGGGTTTGTAGGAAGGCGCCGAGACCGTAACCGTGTAGTTGTCCGGGCGCACATGGGTAAAGACATACTCGCCGTATTGGTTTTGCGTCATGACGCGCCCGACCGGGTCGAGGCGCACCGTCGCGTTGGTGATGGGCGTAATCGAACCGACGGCGGACACTCGGCAGGTAAGCGTCGCGGCGCTCGCGAAATAGTTGAATCCGCTGGCCAAGGTCGCCGTTCCGCCCTCATTGGTAACGGACACGTCAACCGTTCCGGGCGCATGCGCAGGGATGGCCACAGTCAATTCGGAATCGCCGGCAGCCGACACGCTCGCCGCCAATCCGTCAAAGGTCACGCTTTGCGGATTGGCCAACCCGTCTCCGATTATCCGCACCACGTCACCTCCCGCGATGGATCCCTGGTTCGGGAATATCGAAAAGATGCGCGGAACCTTTACAAAGAGGAAAGCGTCGGCGCGAATGGCGGGATCCATCGCGCTGCGCACTTCAATGTCCACCGTTCCCACCGCGTGCGGGGGCGTCGTTACATACAGCCGCGTGTCCTCGCGCGAAGACTCATCAATGACGCCGGCTGTGCCGCCAAACAGGACTTGACGCGCGATGGCAAGATTCCTGCCCCTGATCAGGATGCGGGTTCCACCCGCCGCCGAACCTCTAGCGGGCTGCACGGAACCGATGGTCGGTTGACCCATATAGGTAAAACCTTGAAGCCGGGTTGCTTCGCCGAGCGGGGTGGTCACGACAACGTCCACGGGACCTTCCGGATTCGGCGAGGCGGGCGTTGACACGGGCGTCCTGACGGTTACAGATTCGGTTGTTTTCGCCAGAATTTCGAGCAGCGTGCCGCTGAACAACACGGAACCAGCTCCATCAAGCCGCCGTCCGTTGATGATTACCGTTTCGCCGCCGCGCACCGCGCCGGCGCTGGGCGTTATGGATGTAATGGCCGGGAGCGGGGTAAACACCGCGGTAACGTTCTTATCCGCGTCCATGGTCAGCGCGGCGACGTTCGCGGTTCCGCCCACGTCGCCCCGCCACTCCTCGAACCGCCAGCCGGCCTCGGGTGTGGCTATCAGCGTCAATTGCTTGCCGTCCACATACGCGTATTCGCCTTCCGGCGGCGACACGCGGCCCTCGCCCTCGACCGACAAGACAAGTCGGCGGATCGTTCCACCGACAAACACGGCACGAATGCTCTTGTCGCCATTCATAATCAATTCAACCTGATGGAGATCGCCGGAGAGATCCCCCGTCCATCGGTCGAATGCGCTGCCGGCATTCGGCACGGCCCCTACTTGGAGTTTCGTGTTTTTCTTGAATCGGTACAGCTGATCGCTTGACCGCTGAAATCCGTCCGGCGGCAGCATGGGCGATATGGCGATCGTGCCCGATCCTTCCACCACCGCCGCGAGGGTGTAGTCGTAGCCGTCTCTGACGAAAACGGCGGTGAGCGTCAAATTCTTCGTGATTTCCACCACGCCCTGGCCGGTGTCGGTATCGCCGGCGGCAACGCCGGTAAGCGCGCCTTCCCAATGATCGAACCGCCATCCGAGATCGGCCACCGCGACAGCCGGCACCGACGTGCCTTCCTCGTAGGTATGCACGCCCGGCTCGGGCGAGATGGTTCCGCTTCCCGAAACCGCCGTGGTCAGTGTGTAGAGTTTACCCTGCTGCTTGAAATGGGCGGTCAAGGTCTTGTCGCCGTCCATCGTGACCTTCTTGGGATTGGTCTTGTCCGCCGTATTGTCGTTCCAATAATTGAACACATAACCCGTGTTGGCGGTGGCGGTCACGGAAACCTGCCGATTGCTGGGATATTTGCCGTCGGCATCGGGCGCTGGATCCCGGGTAAGCGTCCCGGCTCCCGGCGGATCCACGACAATGCCGAGCGTGTAGCGCTGGGCTTCGTTGCCGAAGACGGCGATGACATGCGTGTCGGCATTGAGCGTGACCGTGATGGGATTCTCCGTGCCGCTGGCGTCGCCTTCCCAATGATCGAACCGGAATCCCGGCGCCGGAACGGCCGTGACCCGCTTCTGATCGCCCTTGCAATACGAACGGGCGCCTTCGGGTGGATCGACGGTTCCGGTGCCGGCATCACGCACTTTAGTGTACAGCAGAAACGTCTCGTCGCAGCACTTGCCATCGAAATAAACGTTCAAGTCACGCGCCTGCAGAATAGGGATATCGGTACAGAGATTTTCCTGGCTGAGTTGGTTGCCGCGCACGTCGAACACATCCGGCACCAATTGCCCCGGGGCGCGCGCGCCCAGCCCGGCGTTGCCCACCAGCGCGCTGATGTCGCCGATGTCGTTGTTGTACAAGGTGAGCACGGCCAGCGACGGAAGGCCCGCAAGCGCCGTTACACTCCGGATTCGGTTCCGGTTCGGATAGCCGAGATCGTTATGCAGATAAATCTGGGACGGCGAAATCAGCGTGTTGCCTTCGAGATAAACCAGCGAGGCAAGCGGCCCGATATCGGAGATTTTGTTGTTCGACAAGTCGAGAATGATGAGATTGGCCAGCGGTGTAATGGGCGACAAGTCTTCGATGGCGTTGTTGGATAGCACCAAACGCTTAAGATCGGTCAGTTCGGACAAGGCTGACACATCGGAAATTCGATTACTTCCCAGATCGAGAGAGAGCAGGGACGTCATGTCTCTCAGTGGCGACAGGTCCGAAATTTTATTGTCGCTCGCGGAAAGGACTTGCATGAACGCCAGGGAACGAACCGGGGCAAGATTGGAAATGTCGTTATTGGCGGCGTAAAGTTGGGTAAGTCCGCTCAGGGACTCGATACCATAAAGGCTCGATAACACACGGGTCTTTGTAAGTACGCCATTGACCGTCTGTTCGACGAACTGGTTCTGTATTTCCAACTTCGCCAGACCGAACATACGGCTCAAGGGATGCAGGTCGCTTATCGCGTTGTTCGACAGATTGAGGCGTTGAACCGTGGAAAGCGTGCTCATCGGCGACAAATCCGCGATGCGATTGCCGCCCAAATTCAGTTCCACGAGATTGATGCAGGCGCGAATGCCGGTCAGATCGGAAATCATCGCGTTCGAGGCATCCAGTTTGGTGAGTTGCGCCAAGTCCGTTTCGTACAGGCTGCCCGACCGAATGCGCGCCAATTCGTTGGAATTCGCCGAATGCTGCAGCAACTGAAGCAGCGCCCAGCGGATTTTCCGGCTGAGGTTTGTGTCGGGAATGTCCACCACCCGGATGCCGCACGCTCCGGACCGGTATACCGTTACGCCACGGCTTTCCATTGCCGGGATATGGGTGCAGTACGCCTCCTGATTGAGTTCATTCCCCGTCAGGTTGACGACGTCTTCCATGTCTATGCCGGCATTGTTTGCAAGGGCGGCGATATCCTTAATCATGTTGTCTTCGAGAAACACAAAATGAAGTTGACGAAGATTGGCCAACGGGACAAGGGACACAACCTGGTTGCCGCGCAAGTAGATTTCTTCAAGTTTGGTCAGCGAAGCCAGCGGCGAAATATCGGAAATGGCGTTTCCCTGCAACTGCAGCGACTTAATCTGGGTGCAATATTCGATTCCGGTCAAGTCTGTAATACCGCGATATGGCGCATTCAAGGCATTCAGCCCGCGCAACTGGGTATCCAGGATGGGCGGAGCGGCCTGGACAAGCGCCTGAAGGACGGCCTTCTCCAAGTTCTTGTCGGGAAACGTGACTTCCACCTGCGCCGAGGCCATGATCGGCGCGAGCGCCGCCACCGCCAAGAGCAGACCCGGCAATCCCTTCCATTGCACCGCGTTCGTTCGCATTGCTGCCTCCTCATTCTTGGAAGCGCCGCCCGGCGCGGCGTTTCCGCGCTTACCGCCACTGACGCCAATGGGCTTTTGCCCGGCATCGGGACAAATGCCGCCGCTTCGCGAGGAATTCCCGCGTCATGGACCGGCTAAGCATTATATCCCGCATAAGTTTACAGTGTCGTACACAAAATGTAAAGTGTTTTCTACCCCAGCCCATTTTGAGAAATGTTATAAGGACGCCCAACTCAAAGACAATCCGGCGTGCCGTTACGGCGCATTGTGGTCCTGGGAATCTTTCGGTTCCGGTTCGACAATACGATTGGCCTGATTTCCGGGTATATCGAGCGTCAATTTGCCCCAGTACAAGCCCTTGCCATCGGCCCTGCCGGTCCTCCCCCGAAGGCATTGCGTATCCGAAAAACCCTCAATGCCGACAGACCAATCTTCACGATATTTTTCCACAACGTGGAAGTCGTTGTCGGCTTTTATCAAGATTTTGGGTTCGCCATAGCATCCGAACCACCAGCCGTCATTCCAGCGGCAAACCGTTTGTATGCCCAGAAACGTGTAGCCACTGTCGAGAACATGACGCTTTACGAAAGCGAAACCGGCGTCGTATTCGTACACGTAATTTTCCTTGTATCCTTTCGGGAGGCCGCCGACGATGAAAAACCGCCCCTGATGCCACGCCATGCCGCCCGCCCCGTGAACCACTTCGGGCACGGCGTGTTTGGAAAGCAGGTTGAGGCTGTTTCCATCGTACACATAGACCCATGAATCGGCCTTGCCGGGTTCTTCGTTGAACAATCCAAGGTTTACGGCCACATACACCTTGCCGTCATGCCAGGCGGGATCGCCGTGATGGGAGGGCGCGGCGGCATAAGCCAAACGACGCCCCTCGAGATCCGTCTTGACAACCGCCTGGGTGAACGACCAGTAAATGGCGTTGCCGGGTTCGATCGCGATTCCCTGAAGGTGTCCCTCGTATGCGCCTTCACAGACGATTTCGGCAAAGGCGCCTCCGGCTGGGGCCAGGCATGACGCAAAAAAGAAACAAAATACACAAAGACACACGGCGCGATGGTTCATGGCCATTCTTTCCCGTTCGGCAACGCAGGTTCGCTTTGGCAACAATAATGCAGTATGATACGACAAAATCGGTCCCAAGGCGAACAATGGATTGCGAACACGGGCCGAAAATGCCGGAAAGGATGCGCCATGGTGAAGATTTCACGCGCGTTGTTGAGTTGTTACGACAAGACGGGCCTGGTGGAATTGGCAGGGGTGCTCAATGAGTTTCGGGTGGAGATTATCGCAACGGCCGGCACGCTGAAAACATTGCGGGATGCGGGCATTGCCGCGATGAGCATTGCCGATTTCACCGGAGTGGCCGAAATGCTGGATGGCCGCGTGAAATCGCTTCATCCGAAGGTTCACGCGGGTCTGCTCGGCATTCGCGACAATAAATTGCACGTCGAACAGATGCAGGCCATGGATTACAAATGGATTGATTTCGTCGCCGTAAACCAGCATCCGCTGGATTTGCTGGCCCGGCAACCGGGCATCACGGTCGAGGAACTTATCGAGCAGACCGATATCGGCGGAACGGCCATGATTCGATCGGCGGCCAAAAATTTTCGTTATGTGACGGTGGTGGTAAACCCGGCAAGGTACAAAACAATCCTTCATGAAATGCGCGCGCACGAGGGCGCGGTCACGTTCGCCACACGGTTCCGTCTCGCACAGGAAGCCTTCGCATGCACCGCCGCATACGACCGGTTCATCGCGGATTATCTCCGCAGCGCGGAACCGCCCAAAGAATAGGACGTCGAAAAAGTTCTGTCTCAGACAATGTGCATATAGAAGATTGTTTGTTTCGACTGTTTCCAATCCCATCCAATCCGGAGGAACGCATGAAAATCCTTGTGATCGGCAGCGGCGGGCGTGAACATGCCCTTGTATGGAAGTTGGCCCAAAGTCCCCTCGTCGAGGCCCTATATGCCGCTCCGGGCAATCCCGGCATGGCGCAACATGCCGAATGTGTCGCCATTCCAGTAACAGAGACGGGGGCCTTGGTGGATTTTGCCCGCGATCATGGAATTGGGCTGGTGGTTGTGGGACCGGAAGATCCGCTTGCGGACGGCATCGTGGATCGTTTTGGTAAAGCCGGCCTGGTTGCGTTTGGACCTTCCGGCGCGGCGGCGCAACTGGAAGCGAGCAAGATATTTGCCAAGCGCTTCATGCAGCGCCACGGCATCCCCACGGCGGCCCATGCCGAATTCGACAATGCGGAAGAAGCCATCGCATACGCGCAACGACAGGGAACGCCCCTGGTCGTCAAGGCCGATGGATTGGCCGCGGGAAAAGGCGTCACCGTTGCGCGCGACATGGATTCGGCCGTCAAGGCCATTCGGGAGGCGATGGTGGAGGGCGCTTTTGGCGCGGCGGGATCGCGAATCGTAATCGAGGAGTGCCTATTGGGCGAAGAAGCGTCCATACTCGCCTTTTGCGATGGAAAAACAGCCGTTCCGATGATGGCCAGCCAAGATCACAAGCCGCTGCTCGACGGGGATGCCGGTCCGAATACCGGCGGCATGGGGGCGTATTCGCCGGCGCCGGTGGTCACGGCGGATCGAATGGAAGAGATTGTGTCGCGCATCCTGGAGCCGTGCGTGGCCGGCATGGCCGCCGAAGGCATGCCCTACAAGGGCGTGCTGTACGCCGGACTCATGATTACGACCGCGGGACCGCGCGTGATCGAGTTCAATTGCCGCTTCGGCGATCCGGAAACGCAAGTGGTGTTGCCGCAATTACAGTCGGACCTTGTGCCCGTCATGCAGGCATGTTGCGAAGGCAGTCTGGAGAACATGGAAATCTCGTGGAATTCGGGCGCGTGTGTGACCGTCGTGATGGCGTCCGGCGGTTATCCGAAGTCGTATCCAAAGGGCAAAATGATTACCGGAATCGAGGAGGCCGAGCGCGAACCGGGCGTCAAGGTCTTTCATGCAGGCACAAAACAGACACCGGACGGCCTTGTGACAAACGGCGGGCGCGTACTGAACGTGACGGCATTTGGATCCGATATCGCCTCCACCATCGAAAAAGCCTACGGGGCCGTTCGCCGTATCCACTTCGACGGCGCTCATTTCCGAACCGATATCGGCGCGAAAGCCCTCGCGCGCACGTAGCGCGCCGTTCCGGTTGGCAGAACCTCAACGCGCACAGCGGAATTTTGGGTTCCAGCCGAGTTTGTCCCTTGCGCGGGCATAGCAGACAAGCGAACCATAACCGCCGCAAGCCTCCAGCCAGGCACGATCCACGGGCACGCCGGCAAAATGGCGTCCGGCAAGATCCATCGAAGGGATTGTGCTGCGCTGATCTTCGGCATGAACAAGAAACGCCTCGTAGCCCTCAGGGGGATCGTATTCGATCGCGCGCGCAATCGCCTCGACCAGATCCATCACGCCGATATAGTCGCAAAGGTGCGGATAGTCGGGCGGCGGTTGTGCCGCCATCGAATCCAGCGATTCCACGCTGACAATATAGGGCGGGCGGATCGTTACGACAGGCTTCCCAAACCGCCGCACATACGCCCGGCACCAGTACTCGGCCTCGACTTTCGAGCATGCATAATAATCCGTTGCCATGGACGGCTGATCCTCGTCAACGGGCAGGCGACGTGGCCGGTTTGTAAACGGCGGTTCCGACAGTCCGTGGTACATCAGCGACGAAATGAAGACAAACCGCTCGACACGAGGATTGCGGCCCGCCGCTTCGAGCACATTGAACGTGCCGAGGACATTGGTTTCAACAAGGGCATGGTACGGTTTCCGTGTTCCAGGTATGGCCGCGCAATGGACAACCGTGTCGGCGTCCGCCATGGCTCGTTCGACGGCCTCCGAATCGGTTATTGAACCGATAGTGAATGTTCCGCCAGCGACATCGGGCGCGCGCACATCAAACGGAATGACATCATGCGCGTCACGCCAAACGCGCAAACAGGCGGCGCCCAAGCGCCCGCTCGAGCCCGTGAGGAATATGCGCCGTCGCATGCCGTCAAGACCGGTAGAGGCTATGGCCGATGCCCATCGCCTCGCGGCACGCCTCGACGGTTTCGAGCGCGACGGGCGTCACGCGCTTGGCGTTCTCGTACAGGAACGCCCGTACCGATTCCTCGTTGTTCGCCGGGTCGTTGAATCGCTCGATGATGGGTGCATTGAACGCGGAGACGTATTGGGCCAGCGTGGTTTTCAGCGTGCCGTAAAAGCGTTCGCCGCGGCGATACTTGCCCAGGAAATCCAGAAAAACCTCGTTCGGCGCCAGCAGGCTGAGCAACCGGTACAGCACGCCGACGCTGGCCGGCATCCGCGGAATCACAATATCCGGTTCATCGCTGTCCGTGTCGAGAGGCAGCGGCTCGGTCGAGGTCTGCACGCCTTTGATTTTCTTCAAGACCGTCGCCGGATCGTCGAGCAAGTCGAGCGTGTTGTTGTCGCTCTTGCCCATCTTCGCCGAACCGTCGAGGCCGGGCAGACGCAGCGCTTCCCGAGACACGGCCGCGGGCACCTTGAGCGTCTCGCCGAAACGGTGGTTGAACCGTTGCGCGATGTCCATGGCCATTTCGACGTGCTGCCGTTGGTCGTCGCCGACGGGCACCTTATCCGCGCGCACGATCAAGATGTCCGCCGCCATCAGCACTGGATAGCCCATCAAGCCGTACGACAACGGATTGCCTTCGACATTGGGCGTTTCCTCGAGTTTTCCCATCTTGTCCTTGTACGTCGTGCCGCGTTCGAGGAAACCGATGTTCGTAATCATGCCGAGCAACAACGTCAGTTCCGCGGTACATGGCAGGTCGCTCTGGCGGTAAATGACCGATTTTTCCGGATCGAGTCCGCAGGCCACATAAGTCCGCAGCATGTCGATCGTCTGACGGTAGAAGTCCGTCCGCTCCGAAATCGTCGTCAGCGCATGATAGTCCGCGATGAAGTAGTAACAGCAATGCCCCTGTTCCTGCAGGCGGATGAAATGCTGGATGGCGCCGAAATAATTGCCAAAATGCAACCGGCCGGTAGGCCGGATGCCGGATAGAATAATCTCGCGTTCGCTTGCCATGA of the Candidatus Hydrogenedentota bacterium genome contains:
- a CDS encoding leucine-rich repeat domain-containing protein → MRTNAVQWKGLPGLLLAVAALAPIMASAQVEVTFPDKNLEKAVLQALVQAAPPILDTQLRGLNALNAPYRGITDLTGIEYCTQIKSLQLQGNAISDISPLASLTKLEEIYLRGNQVVSLVPLANLRQLHFVFLEDNMIKDIAALANNAGIDMEDVVNLTGNELNQEAYCTHIPAMESRGVTVYRSGACGIRVVDIPDTNLSRKIRWALLQLLQHSANSNELARIRSGSLYETDLAQLTKLDASNAMISDLTGIRACINLVELNLGGNRIADLSPMSTLSTVQRLNLSNNAISDLHPLSRMFGLAKLEIQNQFVEQTVNGVLTKTRVLSSLYGIESLSGLTQLYAANNDISNLAPVRSLAFMQVLSASDNKISDLSPLRDMTSLLSLDLGSNRISDVSALSELTDLKRLVLSNNAIEDLSPITPLANLIILDLSNNKISDIGPLASLVYLEGNTLISPSQIYLHNDLGYPNRNRIRSVTALAGLPSLAVLTLYNNDIGDISALVGNAGLGARAPGQLVPDVFDVRGNQLSQENLCTDIPILQARDLNVYFDGKCCDETFLLYTKVRDAGTGTVDPPEGARSYCKGDQKRVTAVPAPGFRFDHWEGDASGTENPITVTLNADTHVIAVFGNEAQRYTLGIVVDPPGAGTLTRDPAPDADGKYPSNRQVSVTATANTGYVFNYWNDNTADKTNPKKVTMDGDKTLTAHFKQQGKLYTLTTAVSGSGTISPEPGVHTYEEGTSVPAVAVADLGWRFDHWEGALTGVAAGDTDTGQGVVEITKNLTLTAVFVRDGYDYTLAAVVEGSGTIAISPMLPPDGFQRSSDQLYRFKKNTKLQVGAVPNAGSAFDRWTGDLSGDLHQVELIMNGDKSIRAVFVGGTIRRLVLSVEGEGRVSPPEGEYAYVDGKQLTLIATPEAGWRFEEWRGDVGGTANVAALTMDADKNVTAVFTPLPAITSITPSAGAVRGGETVIINGRRLDGAGSVLFSGTLLEILAKTTESVTVRTPVSTPASPNPEGPVDVVVTTPLGEATRLQGFTYMGQPTIGSVQPARGSAAGGTRILIRGRNLAIARQVLFGGTAGVIDESSREDTRLYVTTPPHAVGTVDIEVRSAMDPAIRADAFLFVKVPRIFSIFPNQGSIAGGDVVRIIGDGLANPQSVTFDGLAASVSAAGDSELTVAIPAHAPGTVDVSVTNEGGTATLASGFNYFASAATLTCRVSAVGSITPITNATVRLDPVGRVMTQNQYGEYVFTHVRPDNYTVTVSAPSYKPTTVAVTVHVNENALVEVRLELDNKDETDCGAIFKRLDDRIVETTLPRSVENQPASKIAADSRLAIRLGSDDGVDPSTVWAALTTSAGTVSGGAWRATTPGDNRDGWVVFAPDSLLPAGEMVTLAVGGVTVKGDILGPVSQTFVVAEDKTETGGSLRMQEDFNVRPIPPVAANARSSVYRILPAGVYDAPVTIQIPVSVDTNPAAIEVFYYSESAGHEGWYRGGNVTGWLVPDSVRLVQSNGQTYAEIQINHSGVVQIGQRMAFGAAIPFDVHATGSRAAWIVLAGVAAALAALLAQLFRRAARS
- a CDS encoding IMP cyclohydrolase — translated: MVKISRALLSCYDKTGLVELAGVLNEFRVEIIATAGTLKTLRDAGIAAMSIADFTGVAEMLDGRVKSLHPKVHAGLLGIRDNKLHVEQMQAMDYKWIDFVAVNQHPLDLLARQPGITVEELIEQTDIGGTAMIRSAAKNFRYVTVVVNPARYKTILHEMRAHEGAVTFATRFRLAQEAFACTAAYDRFIADYLRSAEPPKE
- the purD gene encoding phosphoribosylamine--glycine ligase, with the protein product MKILVIGSGGREHALVWKLAQSPLVEALYAAPGNPGMAQHAECVAIPVTETGALVDFARDHGIGLVVVGPEDPLADGIVDRFGKAGLVAFGPSGAAAQLEASKIFAKRFMQRHGIPTAAHAEFDNAEEAIAYAQRQGTPLVVKADGLAAGKGVTVARDMDSAVKAIREAMVEGAFGAAGSRIVIEECLLGEEASILAFCDGKTAVPMMASQDHKPLLDGDAGPNTGGMGAYSPAPVVTADRMEEIVSRILEPCVAGMAAEGMPYKGVLYAGLMITTAGPRVIEFNCRFGDPETQVVLPQLQSDLVPVMQACCEGSLENMEISWNSGACVTVVMASGGYPKSYPKGKMITGIEEAEREPGVKVFHAGTKQTPDGLVTNGGRVLNVTAFGSDIASTIEKAYGAVRRIHFDGAHFRTDIGAKALART
- a CDS encoding NAD(P)-dependent oxidoreductase, producing the protein MRRRIFLTGSSGRLGAACLRVWRDAHDVIPFDVRAPDVAGGTFTIGSITDSEAVERAMADADTVVHCAAIPGTRKPYHALVETNVLGTFNVLEAAGRNPRVERFVFISSLMYHGLSEPPFTNRPRRLPVDEDQPSMATDYYACSKVEAEYWCRAYVRRFGKPVVTIRPPYIVSVESLDSMAAQPPPDYPHLCDYIGVMDLVEAIARAIEYDPPEGYEAFLVHAEDQRSTIPSMDLAGRHFAGVPVDRAWLEACGGYGSLVCYARARDKLGWNPKFRCAR
- the trpS gene encoding tryptophan--tRNA ligase, whose protein sequence is MASEREIILSGIRPTGRLHFGNYFGAIQHFIRLQEQGHCCYYFIADYHALTTISERTDFYRQTIDMLRTYVACGLDPEKSVIYRQSDLPCTAELTLLLGMITNIGFLERGTTYKDKMGKLEETPNVEGNPLSYGLMGYPVLMAADILIVRADKVPVGDDQRQHVEMAMDIAQRFNHRFGETLKVPAAVSREALRLPGLDGSAKMGKSDNNTLDLLDDPATVLKKIKGVQTSTEPLPLDTDSDEPDIVIPRMPASVGVLYRLLSLLAPNEVFLDFLGKYRRGERFYGTLKTTLAQYVSAFNAPIIERFNDPANNEESVRAFLYENAKRVTPVALETVEACREAMGIGHSLYRS